The sequence CGCATCACTAAATCAGTCGTCACATCAGCGGGACGCAGCGCGCCGATGACGGGATAGGCATATGTGGCCAGGGAGCGAACCCAATGCTTTCGATACCTCTCACTCTGCCATTCCGCGCCTCGCGCCTTGATATAGGCAAGTGCACATTGCTTGAACGTCAGCGCCGAAACAACCTTGGCCTTGCGCTCAGCCTTCTCCTGCTTGCGCACGATCGCCGGATCATCGCCTCGCCACACAACTTCGCGGTGCGCGTTGCGAGCGGATCTCGCCACCTCAAGCGTCACGCGGGGGTACGGGCCGATCTGGATCAAGCCCTCGCGGCCGTCAGGCTTCGAGTAACGAAATTGCCAATATTTGTGGCCGGTCGGCCGAACGAGCAGCGCGAGCCCCCCACCGTCACTGAGTCGATAGGCGCGCTCACGCGGCTTGGCCGCACGGCATTGAACATCACGAAGAAGGCGTTCCGCCATGTCTAAACACCCCAAAATCTACCCGGAAAAGTACCCGGAAAAATTGGGGATTGTACGATACCTCCCGGCCCTATACAGCACTATCGATCGCCACAACCCCGCGCAGATAAAGGGAAGTCTGGATGCTCTCGAATTTTACGGCACCCTAAGGGCGTAGCTACTGGTGGATCGCGCCGCGCGAAACGGCGGGCGAGGCGCTCGTCGGGCGGTTCTGCGCGTGGCTCGAAGCGCAGGCGCATGGGGGCTGATGAGCCGCCGGGCGTCGAGCGGGGAAGCGCGGCGTGGCCGAGGGGCGCGCGGCACGCCAATCGGGTGACGGACCAGTCGCGCGACGAAAGTCATGCGATCGCAGCCCCGCCGCATTTCGACCGCCGCATTTCGACCGCCGCATTTCGTGCGCCGCACTTCGACCACCCCGCACCAGGCAATGCAATTCGAGCCGCACGCCAATCGAGGCCACCCCGCCGCCGCTCACACCATCGGCCCCGGCTCCTTCTCCTTGCGCAGCAGCGCGTATAGGATGATCGCGCCGAACGTCGCGGTGCCGATCCCGCCGAGCGCGAAGCCGCCGAACTTCAGCGAGAAGTCGCCCGCGCCGAGCACGAGCGTGACGGCGGCGACGATCAGATTCCGGTTGTCGGAAAAGTCGACGCGGTTCACGACCCAGATCCGTGCGCCCGTCACCGCGATGAGCCCGAACACGACGATCGACACCCCGCCCAGCACCGGCCCCGGAATCGTCTGAATCACCGCGCCGAACTTCGGCGAGAAGCCGAGCGCGATCGCGATCAGCCCGGCCGCGACGAACACGAGCGTCGAGTAGATCCGCGTCACCGCCATCACGCCGATGTTCTCCGCATACGTCGTCACGCCCGTGCCGCCCATGCTGCCGGAGACGATCGTCGCGAGCCCGTCGCCGACGAACGCGCGGCCGACGTAGCGGTCGAGGTTGCGGCCCGTCATCGCGCTCACCGCCTTGATGTGGCCGAGATTCTCGGCGACGAGGATCACCGCGACGGGCGCGATCAGCAGGATCGCGTGCGGATCGAACACGGGGCGGTGAAACGTCGGCACGCCGAACCAAGCGGCGTTCGCGACGCTCGCGAAATCGATCGGCTTGCCGAGCCCCATGCCGTTGGTGAGCGCCGCATAGATCGCGTACGCGATCAGCACGCCGACGAGAATCAGGAGCCGCTGCAGCATCCCGCGCGCGAACACCGCGACGCCGCCGACGCAAAGCACGGTCACGAGCGCAAGCGTGGAATCGAACGTCGACGCGGACACGCCCTTCACCGCGATCGGCGCGAGATTGAGGCCGATCACCGCGACGATCGAGCCCGTGACGACGGGCGGCATCAGCGCCTCGATCCAGCGCGTGCCGACCGCCGACACGACGACGCCGATCAGCGCATAGGCGACGCCGCACGCGACGATCCCGCCGAGCGCGACGGGGATGTTCGGATTCGCGCCGCTGCCGCCGTAGCCCGTCACCGCGATCACGAGGCCGATGAACGCGAAGCTCGAGCCGAGATAGCTCGGCACGCGGCCGCCGACGAGCGCGAAGAACAGCAACGTGCCGATTCCGGACATCAGGATGCAGAGATTCGGATCGAAGCCCATCAGAAGCGGGGCGAGCACCGTCGAGCCGAACATCGCGACGACGTGCTGCACGCCCATCGCGAACGTCTGCGGCCACGGCAGGCGCTCGTCGGGCGCGACGACGCGGGCCGCGTCGTCGCGCGACGGCGCGCGCCAACGCGGGAAATAGGAATCGGCCATCGCGGAATTCTCCTTGTTGTCTGGATTGAGGCGCGCGCGACGGCGCGTCGAGGCAAAATCACGCGCGAGTGTACGAAGCGGGAATCGCGCTGACAAGCGGCGCGCAAAAACGGCCGCGGCGCGGGATGCGCGCGGACAGGAAACGCAAGGAAGGGGAAAGGAAGCGCATCCGCGCGGAGGTGATGAAAACGGGCCGCGACCGCGGACGGCGAGGGTGACGAAGGAACGCGGCTTGGAAGCCCCGCGCGCGATCTCGCCGGGCGCGCGCCGCCGATTCCGAAAGGCGGCCAGGCCGACAAAGCGCGCCTGGCCGCGGCCGATGGGACTGAGGAGACCGATAAGGCCGATGCAGCCGATGCAGTCGATACGGCCGGTGCCCCACGCGCGCGACGCAATCGCAACCGCTGCCGCTGCGCACGGCAAGTCACAGCGCACGAAAGCGGTCCCGCTGCGTCCCGTCGGCGCGGTCGCGCCTGCGAAGGCGGCGGCGCCGGCGAAGCCACCGAAGCCACCGATGCCACCGATGCCGACGGTAAAACGCCCGCCCCGAAAAGCAAAACGGGCGGCAAGAGCCGCCCGCTTGAACACCGCCATGCGTCATACACGCGCGGCGCGGCCGCAAACCGCGCCGTCGACGAACCGATCACCCGTCGCCCCGCCCCGCCTCGCCGGCCGCCCCGCCGCCGAGCGCGAGCCGCGACGCTTACGGATTCAGATACTGGAACAGCGACAGGTTCTGCATCTGCACGAACGCCTTCTGCGCGGCGCTCAGCGAATTCTGCAGTTGCAGGAACTGGCTGATCGCGGCGGGCAGATTCGTGTCGGTCAGGTTCGACAGGCTGTTCGCCGCCTGCAGCGAATTCGTCGACGTCACCGACTGTATCGCCTTCACCTCCTGCATGCGGCCGCCGACCGAGGCCTGCACGGTCAGCACGTTCGTCAGCGTGTTCATCAGCTTTGTCGATGCGGTGGCCATCGCGTTCGAGAGCGCGGTCGACGCGGTCGGGCTGTTGCCGACGGGCGCCTTCAAAGCGGCGATCGCCGTGTCGAGCGTCGCGAATACGTCGGCGCCCGATTGCGGGGCGGGCGTCACCGTGAACTGGTCGCCCGCCGCCGGCGTGCCCGACACCGCGACCGTCTGCCCGCCGAGGTTGATCCCCTGGCCCGACGAGTATGGCTGCGCGGCGCTCGTCGTCGGCGGCTGGACCGTGTTGTCGGTCACCGTATAGGTAGGCGCCGCCGCCGTGCCGCCGAAGGTGATCGTGAACTGGTGCGCGTTGGTCGGATCGGACGGATTCGTGATGCTGACCGCGCCGACCGTGCCCGTGCCCGTGTTGCTCGCGGCCGCGGCCGGCACCGGAAGGCTGCCGAGGAACGGCACCGACAGGAACACGCTCGCGCCGTTGTCGCCCTGCGAGACCGTGTTCGTGTCGGCGATCTGCACGACGCGCGAGCCGTAGTCGCCGCTGTAGTTGACGCCCCCGCCCGCCTTGTTCGCGAACGGCGCGGTCGTCGGCTGGAAGCCCGCGAACACGTAGTTGCCCGCGCCGTCCGTCGTGTTCGCGAGCGTGAGCAGGTGATCGCGCGAACCCTGGAGCTGAGCGGCGAGCGCCGCGCGATCGCTGTCCGACAATCCGCCGTCGCCCGCGTGCATGATCGTCTGATACGCGGCGTTGAGCGCGTCGCTCACGCTCGTGAGCGTCGAGGATTCGGTCTGCAGCGACGTCAGCACCGTCGACTGGTTCGACGTGTACTGCGCGAGCGTCGCCGACGTGGCCGTCAGCTGCACCGCCTGCGCGGCCGCGAGCGGGTTGTCGGCGGGCGTCGTCAGGCTGACGCCGCTCGCCACCTGCTGGTAGAGCTGAGCGATCTGCGCCTGTTGGTCGTTCATCATGCTGACGTTCAGGCTGTAGAGCTGAGAGCTGGAAATGCGCATCGCCGTCTACCTCGTTCAGTTGAACAGACCGAGCACGGTCTGGAACAGCGAGTCCGCCGTCTGGATCACCTTCGCGTTCGCCTGATACAACTGCTGGTACTGCATCAGGTTCGCCGCTTCCTCGTTCTGGTTCACGCCCGACACCGCCTGCTGCTGCGCCGTGATCTGGCCGACGAGCGCCGTCTGCGCGGTGCTCGACGCCTTCAGCTGGCTCGCCGCGTTGCCGATCGCGTTCACGTAGCCCGCGTACGCGCCCGTCAGCGTGGTCGTGCCGTTGTTCATCGTCTTCGAGCTCACGAGCTGCGACAGCGCGAGCGCGTTGCGGCCGTCGTTCGTGCCCTTGTTCGCGCCGATCGTGAACTGATCGCCGTCCGCGGGCGCGCCCGACAGCGACACGCTCACGCCGTTCATCACGCCGGACGGCGCGGGCTGCGTCGTGCTCGAGATCGTCAGCGACGCGCCGACCGACGCATCGTAAGGCACGGGCGTCGTCGCGCTCGTGATGTTGACCGACGTCGGCGGCGTGCCCGCGATCGTCACCGTCGTGCCGACCGGGAAGCCGGAGAGCGTCTTCGACGACGCGTTGTAGGTGAGCGTCGTCGTGCCGGACGGCAGTTGATAGCCCGCGCTCACCGAGCCCTGCGTGATCGCGCCCGTGCCGCTGTTCGTCGACGTGGCCGCCGCGAGCACCGGCGACGCGGCCGCGATCGCCGAGCCGCTCGAAGTGGCGAGCGCGAAGCCGTCGAGCGCGCCGCGCGTCGGCAGCACGGTGAACGCGTCGCCCGCGGCGGGCGTGGCCGAAAGCGACAGATTCAAGCCGCCGATCGTCATCGTCGGCGGGTTGGTGGTCGGCGTCGCGGTGCCGACGACGCTGCCCGTCGCGCGATCGGTCAGCGTGTACTTCGAGCCGTCGTACGACAGCGAATAGTCGCTCGACGTCGGCTGCGAGCCGTTCGCGAACGACACGGACAGCGTCGCGCCGCCGGTATTGCCCTGATTCGCGTAGACGGTCGGGCCGCCGGCCGTGAACAGGTTGCCGCCCGGATTGCCCGACAGGTCGATGCCGAGCGCGTTCTGCGCATTGACCTGCGACGCGAAGCTGACCGCGAGCGCGCCGAGCTGCGCCTGCGCCGGATCGAGCGTCTGGCTGCGGAACGCGAGCAGGCCGCCCAGCGTGCCGCCCGTCAGTGACACGTCGGGCAGGTACTGCGGGCTGCCCTGCGGATTCGCGCCCGCGACGCCCTGCGACACGATCGTGAGCTCGCTCGGATCGGACTTCGACGCGACCGCGGCCAACTGATAGCTCGCATTCCCGACGACGAGCGGCTGGCCGCCCGAAAGGAACACGCTGTAGCTGCCGCTGCTCTGCACGACCTGCACGCCGGCGAGCTGCGACAGGTTCGACACCGCGAGATCGCGCTGGTCGAGCAGTTGGTTCGGCGGCTGCCCCTGCGCGCTCGCCGACGCGATCTGCTCGTTGAGCTGCGCGATCTGCGCGGTGTAGCTGTTGATCTGCGTGACGGTGTCGGTGAGCTGAGAATTCACGCTCTGCCGCAGTTGCGAATACTGCTGGCCCGCGGCGACGAGCTGGCTCGCGAGCGTCTGCGCGTTGCTGATCGCGGTCTGCCGCGCGGACGGATCGGCCGCGTTGTTCGCGACCGTCTGCAGGCCGGTGAAGTAGTTCGTGATCGCGGTCGAGATGCCGGCCGTCGGGCTGCCGACGTAGTTGTTCAGTTGCGCGACGAGCGAATAGTAGGTCGACAGCGAGCTGCCTTGCGTCTGCGCCGCGTTGAGCTGGTTCGACAGATACTGGCTGTACTGCCGCTGGACCGTCACGGTCGTCACGCCTTGCGGCAAATAGCCGCTGCTCGTGTACTGGCCGCTCGCCTCCGAATACACGGGGCGCTCGACCGAATAACCGGGCGTCGCCGAATTGCTGATGTTCTGACCGGTCGTGGTGATCCCCCAGAGCGCGGCGTTCAGGCCGCTGATCCCGAGGTTCATGAGGGTATTGGACATGCGCGATCCTATGAGCCGGCCGCGCCGCGGCTGCCGGGTTGCGTAGACTCCCGGTATAACGGCCGCGCGTGAGAAAAATTGAGGGAATGCGCGCGCAAAAATGCATGCGGCGCGCCGCGGCCGGCGCGCGGGCGCCGTCGCGATGGCTGCGGGCGTCGCGTGCGGCCTGGCCCGCACGGGCGCGATGGCCGCGCGGCTCAGGCCCGCGCGAGCTGCCGGCGCTTCATCTCGAGCTGCGTGATGAGGCGCTGCAGCGTGTTCTCCGCGCTGCCCGGCAGCGACAGGAAGCGAAAGCCCAGTTGGTAGCGGCGCGTGCCGTTCGGCGCGTCGGTCGAGCGGTGCGACACGAGCTGCAGATCGAGCGACAGCATCCCATGGCCGTTCAGGTTCAATTCGACGTCGGGCAGCGTCGTGCCGAGCTCGAGCGTCGACACGCGCTCGTCGACCGTGCGCAACCCGAGGCCGCCGAGCGACAGGTTGTGCACTTCGAACAGGAAAGTCTCGCCGTCCGGCAGCTTGCCGCGGCACACGTAAGGATCGAGGATCGGCGCGTCGACGCGGAAATATTCGCGGCGCTGCACGCAGTACAGCACGTCGGGGAAATCGGCTTCGAACGCGGGAAGGTTCTCGTAGCGGGTCTCGCGCGGGGTCGCGGTCGAGAATTCGACGCGCACGCCCTCCGGCGCCGCATGAAACACGCAGTCCGGCGCGGCGAGGATGCCCGCGTTCTGGTCGGCGAGCGCGCCCCAGTCGAACACGAAGGTTCGCGCGCCGACGTCGACGTCGAGAATGCGCGTGACAAGCTGACCGCCCTGGTACTGGACGGTCAGGAAATCTCCTCGATTGACGAGATTGCGCAGCTGCACGCCGATCTCGAGCGGATTGCGGCGGCCGTAATCATGGCCGGAATGCGCGGCGGCGCTCGCGGCCTGACTCGTCGACTGTTCGGTATTCATGGCTTGCCGGTATTTTATCTCGATGCGCCTGGCGGACTTCGGGGGCGCGTTATGACCAGGCGCGATCCGCCCGATCGTTGGTCTCTCACGTTTAGCGGCAACAGCAGCGCAAAGTTTAGATCGAAACCCGAGTTTATTTTTTCAGCAAACGTTAAAACCGCGCGAGGCCAGGCCTGGCGCGGTCCGAAATGTACCGAACGGTTGCTCGGCTTGCGTCAGCCGATCTGCTGCATGATCGAAATCAGCTTTTTCGCGTAGTGCGGATCGGTCGCATAGCCGGCCTTCTGCATCCCGTGCGCGAAGCCTTCCGCGCTCTGCCCCGAGTTCAGCACGCCCGCGTAGCGCGGGTTGTTCTTCAACAGGCTCGCGTAGTCGGTCATCGCGTGCTCGTACGAGTCGTACGCGCGGAACTGCGCGACGACGCGGTGCGGCTTGCCGTTCGAATACTCGGTCGTGACGGCCGACACCGTGCGCCCCGTCCAGCCCTTCGTCGCCTTGATGCCGAATACGTTGTAGCTCGATTCGCCGTTCGCGCCGCGGATCTCGCGCTTGCCCCAGCCCGATTCGAGCGCCGCCTGGCCGACGATGAAGCGCGCCGGAATGCCGGTGGCCGCGCTCGCCGCCTGCGCGGCGCCCGCCATCTTCTCGACGAACGCGGCCGCCCGCTCGGAGCCGCCGTTGCCCTTGAGCGGCGGCGTGAGCGCGCTCGCCGCCGAATAGCCGCGCTTGCCCGCGAGCGCGCCGTTGCCGGGCGCCCCGTTCGCGTTCGCATACGCCTTCGCGAGCGCGCTCATCGCGGCCATGCCGCCTTCGCTCTGCGTGTCGGGCGCGACATTCGCGTTGCGCATCAGCTGCTTCGTCAGCGCGTCGGCGACGCCGATTCCCTTCGACGACAGCTGCTGCGCGAGCTGCTGGTCGAGCATCGACGTGTACGTCTTCGTCGAGTTCGAATCGAACGGGCTGTCCGACGGCGTCGCGTCGCGCATGCTCTTGAGCATCATCTGCGTGAACATCGCGTCGAACTGGCCCGCGACCATCTTCACGCCTTCGCGCGGCGTCGCCGCCGCGGCCTTCGAGCGCAGCGCGTCGAACCCTTGAACGTCGAGCGCGAAGCGCTGCGACAGATCGTTCGCTTTCGTGAAAGTCGTCACTTAGATGATCTCCAGATCCGCGCGCAGCGCGCCCGCCGCCTTCATCGCCTGAAGGATCGACATCAGATCCGCGGGCGTCGCGCCGAGCGAGTTGAGCGCCTTCACCACTTCGGCGAGGTTCGCGCCCGCCGTCACCATCCGCAGCGAGCCGTTGTCCTGCTTGAGCTGGATCTGCGACTGCTGCGCGACGACCGTCTGGCCATTCGAGAACGGCCCCGGCTGCGACACGACGGGCTGCGTATTGACGATGACCGACAGATTGCCGTGCGCGACCGCGCAGTTCTGCAGCGTCACCATCTGATTCATCACGATCGAGCCCGTGCGCGCGTTCAGGATCACCTTCGCCGCCGCCTTCTCGGGGCTCACTTCGAGGTTCTGCAGCCGCGCCATGAACGCGACCTGCTGCGCCGAATCGGCGGGCGCCGTCAGCTGGATCGTGCGGCCGTCGAGCGCCGTCGCGGTGCCCGCGCCGAAGCTCGAGTTCACCGCCGACACGATCCGCTGCGCGGTGCCGTAATCCATGTCGTTCAATTGCAGCTGCAGCGTGCCGTTCATCTGCGCGAGCGCGTTCGGCACCGAGCGCTCGACGATCGCGCCGCCCGCGACCCGCCCCGCCGCGAGCTGGTTCACCTGCACGCGGCTGCCGTTCGCCGCCGCGCCCGCGCCGCCCACCGCCATGTTGCCCTGCGCGAGCGCGTACACCTGGCCGTCCGCGCCCTTCAGGGGCGTGAGCAGCAGCGTGCCGCCGCGCAGGCTCTTCGCGTTGCCGAGCGACGACACCGTCACGTCGATCGCCTCGCCCGGCCGCGCGAACGGCGGCAGCGTCGCCGTCACCATCACCGCGGCGACGTTCTTCAGCTGCATGTTCGTCATCGCCGACGAGCCGCCGCCGTTCGCCGCGCCGTTGTTGATCGAGATGCCGAGGTTCGCGAGCATGTTCGCGAGCGTCTGCGTGGTGAACGGCGTCTGCATCGTCTGGTCGCCGGTGCCGTCGAGGCCGACGACGAGGCCGTAGCCGATCAGCGGGTTGTCGCGCACGCCCTGGATCTGCGCGAGATCCTTCAGGCGCTCCGCGCGCGCGGCGACGGGCGCGAATGCGAGCGCGAGCGCGCAGGCGGCGAGCGCGCAGCGCGCCGCCGCGCGGCGATTCGATCGGACGAGAGGGCGCACGACGCGCGCGAGCAAGGTACGCATCGTCTTCACCACGGCGCGATGTTGAGGAAGAAGCGTTGCAGCCAGCCCATCGTCTCGGCTTCGTTGATGTAGCCCTTCGCCGAGTATTCGATCTTCGCGTCCGCGACCTGCGTCGAGTAGACCGAGTTCTGGCCCGAGATCGTGTTCGGATTGACGACGCCCGAGAAGCGCACGAATTCGTTGCCCTGGTTGATGAGCATCTGCTTCTCGCCGCTGACGATGAGGTTGCCGTTCGGCAGCACGTTCGTCACCGTCACGGTGATCGTGCCGTTGAACGTGTTCGCCGCGCTCGCGCCGCCCGTCGCGGTGAACTTGTTCGCGCCCTCCGCCGACAGGTTCGCCTTGTTGAAGAGGCCGCCCAAGAAGCCCGCCGTCGGCACGTCGAAGCTCGTGTTGCCCTGCCGGTTCGTGTTCGCGCCAGACGACTTCGTCGCGTTGATGTTCTCCGCGATCACGATCGTCAGGATGTCGCCGACGTTGCGCGGCCGCTGATCCTCGAAGAGCGGCCGGCCCGCGTAGCCCGGGTTGTAGATCGAGCCGGGCGCCTGCATCGCGGGCGGCATCGGCGGCGGCGCCGACATCGGCTGCTGCGTGATCGGCTCGCGCGGCAGCTGCGCGC comes from Burkholderia savannae and encodes:
- the flgL gene encoding flagellar hook-associated protein FlgL — protein: MRISSSQLYSLNVSMMNDQQAQIAQLYQQVASGVSLTTPADNPLAAAQAVQLTATSATLAQYTSNQSTVLTSLQTESSTLTSVSDALNAAYQTIMHAGDGGLSDSDRAALAAQLQGSRDHLLTLANTTDGAGNYVFAGFQPTTAPFANKAGGGVNYSGDYGSRVVQIADTNTVSQGDNGASVFLSVPFLGSLPVPAAAASNTGTGTVGAVSITNPSDPTNAHQFTITFGGTAAAPTYTVTDNTVQPPTTSAAQPYSSGQGINLGGQTVAVSGTPAAGDQFTVTPAPQSGADVFATLDTAIAALKAPVGNSPTASTALSNAMATASTKLMNTLTNVLTVQASVGGRMQEVKAIQSVTSTNSLQAANSLSNLTDTNLPAAISQFLQLQNSLSAAQKAFVQMQNLSLFQYLNP
- the flgK gene encoding flagellar hook-associated protein FlgK, coding for MSNTLMNLGISGLNAALWGITTTGQNISNSATPGYSVERPVYSEASGQYTSSGYLPQGVTTVTVQRQYSQYLSNQLNAAQTQGSSLSTYYSLVAQLNNYVGSPTAGISTAITNYFTGLQTVANNAADPSARQTAISNAQTLASQLVAAGQQYSQLRQSVNSQLTDTVTQINSYTAQIAQLNEQIASASAQGQPPNQLLDQRDLAVSNLSQLAGVQVVQSSGSYSVFLSGGQPLVVGNASYQLAAVASKSDPSELTIVSQGVAGANPQGSPQYLPDVSLTGGTLGGLLAFRSQTLDPAQAQLGALAVSFASQVNAQNALGIDLSGNPGGNLFTAGGPTVYANQGNTGGATLSVSFANGSQPTSSDYSLSYDGSKYTLTDRATGSVVGTATPTTNPPTMTIGGLNLSLSATPAAGDAFTVLPTRGALDGFALATSSGSAIAAASPVLAAATSTNSGTGAITQGSVSAGYQLPSGTTTLTYNASSKTLSGFPVGTTVTIAGTPPTSVNITSATTPVPYDASVGASLTISSTTQPAPSGVMNGVSVSLSGAPADGDQFTIGANKGTNDGRNALALSQLVSSKTMNNGTTTLTGAYAGYVNAIGNAASQLKASSTAQTALVGQITAQQQAVSGVNQNEEAANLMQYQQLYQANAKVIQTADSLFQTVLGLFN
- a CDS encoding flagellar basal body P-ring protein FlgI — translated: MRTLLARVVRPLVRSNRRAAARCALAACALALAFAPVAARAERLKDLAQIQGVRDNPLIGYGLVVGLDGTGDQTMQTPFTTQTLANMLANLGISINNGAANGGGSSAMTNMQLKNVAAVMVTATLPPFARPGEAIDVTVSSLGNAKSLRGGTLLLTPLKGADGQVYALAQGNMAVGGAGAAANGSRVQVNQLAAGRVAGGAIVERSVPNALAQMNGTLQLQLNDMDYGTAQRIVSAVNSSFGAGTATALDGRTIQLTAPADSAQQVAFMARLQNLEVSPEKAAAKVILNARTGSIVMNQMVTLQNCAVAHGNLSVIVNTQPVVSQPGPFSNGQTVVAQQSQIQLKQDNGSLRMVTAGANLAEVVKALNSLGATPADLMSILQAMKAAGALRADLEII
- the flgJ gene encoding flagellar assembly peptidoglycan hydrolase FlgJ; this encodes MTTFTKANDLSQRFALDVQGFDALRSKAAAATPREGVKMVAGQFDAMFTQMMLKSMRDATPSDSPFDSNSTKTYTSMLDQQLAQQLSSKGIGVADALTKQLMRNANVAPDTQSEGGMAAMSALAKAYANANGAPGNGALAGKRGYSAASALTPPLKGNGGSERAAAFVEKMAGAAQAASAATGIPARFIVGQAALESGWGKREIRGANGESSYNVFGIKATKGWTGRTVSAVTTEYSNGKPHRVVAQFRAYDSYEHAMTDYASLLKNNPRYAGVLNSGQSAEGFAHGMQKAGYATDPHYAKKLISIMQQIG
- a CDS encoding solute carrier family 23 protein is translated as MADSYFPRWRAPSRDDAARVVAPDERLPWPQTFAMGVQHVVAMFGSTVLAPLLMGFDPNLCILMSGIGTLLFFALVGGRVPSYLGSSFAFIGLVIAVTGYGGSGANPNIPVALGGIVACGVAYALIGVVVSAVGTRWIEALMPPVVTGSIVAVIGLNLAPIAVKGVSASTFDSTLALVTVLCVGGVAVFARGMLQRLLILVGVLIAYAIYAALTNGMGLGKPIDFASVANAAWFGVPTFHRPVFDPHAILLIAPVAVILVAENLGHIKAVSAMTGRNLDRYVGRAFVGDGLATIVSGSMGGTGVTTYAENIGVMAVTRIYSTLVFVAAGLIAIALGFSPKFGAVIQTIPGPVLGGVSIVVFGLIAVTGARIWVVNRVDFSDNRNLIVAAVTLVLGAGDFSLKFGGFALGGIGTATFGAIILYALLRKEKEPGPMV
- a CDS encoding flagellar brake protein, giving the protein MNTEQSTSQAASAAAHSGHDYGRRNPLEIGVQLRNLVNRGDFLTVQYQGGQLVTRILDVDVGARTFVFDWGALADQNAGILAAPDCVFHAAPEGVRVEFSTATPRETRYENLPAFEADFPDVLYCVQRREYFRVDAPILDPYVCRGKLPDGETFLFEVHNLSLGGLGLRTVDERVSTLELGTTLPDVELNLNGHGMLSLDLQLVSHRSTDAPNGTRRYQLGFRFLSLPGSAENTLQRLITQLEMKRRQLARA
- the flgH gene encoding flagellar basal body L-ring protein FlgH, which translates into the protein MKQVRFLPPSARRARVAAARRPAAAALAAAALALAGCAQLPREPITQQPMSAPPPMPPAMQAPGSIYNPGYAGRPLFEDQRPRNVGDILTIVIAENINATKSSGANTNRQGNTSFDVPTAGFLGGLFNKANLSAEGANKFTATGGASAANTFNGTITVTVTNVLPNGNLIVSGEKQMLINQGNEFVRFSGVVNPNTISGQNSVYSTQVADAKIEYSAKGYINEAETMGWLQRFFLNIAPW